The DNA window AggtgaaattaattttattgctATTGCTCTCAATTGTTCAATCAATACAACTTCACGTGAATAAATTAAATACTTGTACATGATACCCTTTTTTTTACAACAATTACCAAATAGATAATTGTGATTAGTGAGTTATTATTactagttttaataattatcatcTACTTGAATTGAATTTTCCCAATTTAGATGATTTCAGATCACAAAGTTTTGAAGTGATTGATCTGTAGTATGGATTGATGAAAAATCCTTcttgttgtttttaataaatgagGGGACAATAGtccatattttaattatattctttatttaattgaattggtATACAATTACAGTATTTTTAGGACTAAAAAGTACTACCCCCATCCCACAAAGATtgatatattttctattttgggaAGTTCCAAAATACATGCAAACTTACTACTTTAATTTGAATAGCtagctaaaataataaaattaatttttcattaatttcagcccgttatgatatttttttttagctattattacttttttaaaatatattattaattttaagaagtatttttttaaaaaaaatacttaaattaaGGATAGAATGAgaagttaattaaaaatataatttaactattattttttaatatttgtgcaAATCAAATTTTACCCATTTTTGTGAAAAAGTTAGAAAGTGATCCCTCAGTATCAAAATGGGAGAGATTATTATCTAAATCCGGATCATAAAAGTACACAAGTTCAACCAATGtaagatgaaaaaaaatgtaagTTTGTCTAAGTCAAACATTTCATGGATTAGATTAATAACATTACCCTAAAACTAACCAACGAgttgtagctcaaatggtataaacgctggACAGCAAACTATCAAGATAGTGGGTTCATTTTCTACCAAAAactccccctccccaattatataaaaaaaaacactaccCTAAAACTACAAAAAGTAACAAAAGTGCTAAGTTACTGCTAACAATCCAATAATTTTGTAGCTCTTTTAACTTTGAAATTACTGTTTTTTCCCCCTCTCCATATACCAAATTTCATGCAACTTTTAATTTGAGCCTGAACTAAGGGAACATCATACTCAAATTTTGGGAAAAGGATTTACATCCACTACCTCAATAATGAACAAACCCACAAAACTCTACCATCACCAACAACTCATAATAATGCATCACATGAATTTCAAAGAACAAATAATTACTCATTAGATTTACATTATTCAATCACAAATTCTGCCAAAATTATTAAGTATAATTGtataattcatttaaatttgtatttaacatattttgcgattcaacaaattaaaacattgaaTCTagacaaaccaaaccaaacaccAAACCCTAACTAGAAATGATTCTTCCCAACCTATAATTTATCAATCCAAAGTATACAAAAAcaagaaataaattcaaaagaaaCTCAAATATACTTTtatgaaaacaatattttcattaataatacaGACCAATCTTCACCTTCTGAAACCAAACtcccaactttttttttaaatgaaaataggtaaaaaggtaaattaacaataaaaaacaaaaaaaaattgtatgataaaaattaaaataaaatcaactcCTGCACCTTGTAATGGTACTGCATCCACGGTTATAGGGATTGGCCTGAGCTCCGGGCTTGCAATTGTAGTAAGAAGCTCCACGTCTAGAGCAAGGCACACTGTTCTTCTGCAGCGCACCATAGCTGATGTAGTTGCTGGTTGCTAAAATACGCCTGTTGATCTCTGAATCCAACTCGAACTCTTCCCCATTACTGGCCAAGCACTCTGCTATGGAGCCTTTGCAGGATGATGACGAGGATGATCTGAGGGCTGAGATCCATCCTAGATTGTCCCCACTGGCTTCAACGGTGGATTCAGTTATCAAGAGCAAGATCAACAGTGTAGAACACATCAAGAAACCAGAAGTTGTGAAGTAATTGGCCATTTTTGTTTACTGTACAAGAAATCAAAATCAgctgaaaaaataattttgatttctaaaatTGGAGGGTATTCTTGGTAATTTGACTCTCTCTTTTCTTCTCTTTGTTTGTATGATTTGTGTGCTAAGGTTTGTTTattctctttctttttcttgagCATGGAACAAACAGCTAAGGGATAGTTGGAGACTTATAGCAGTGGTGAACTTTGAACTTTTGACTTTGACATTGATCTTATTTACTGAAATGCCATTCAGTTGGTAGAAGCTAAATAGTTTATGGGTAACCACTAAGTAGAAGGATTAGGTAATATATATTACATGGTGGGatgaaatgaaaaagaaagGTCAAGGGTACATTTTTTACTTATAGaatatgtaaattatttatcattttagaatctgacttttttcttttatttaatcttcttaattaattaacatcaaGAAACCAACTCATCATACCATTTTCTTATAAACCAAACGCAGAAAAATTATTGCAAGTAACtattgcgccatgtcattcgtgcaataaGTCAATGTTGCATTAGTTATGTGGAAAAAATggtaacaaaaaaattaaatgataattaaaaaattacctatcgtaaatgctcattggcttgttgtaaatatgacatggcacaaccaatgcatgagataaacactccCAAATGCATTTCAAGGTAAGggaacctttaaaaatcacaatACCACAATACTAATGGCTGAAAGCTTACatgttagattttatttttatttatccatCATTCACAAAGGAGAAATTTTTGGCCCTAATTATACGATTTTGATAGAATGCTATCTAGCACACGTACAATTTGaactataactcattggtaTTTGTCACACACTCCAAGATGAAAGACATTAATAGTGACAAGTATAagaataattttcttttatgaaCTTAACTAGAAGTAATCCTCATTCTAAATAACTCTACGAATATgttcaaatcattttttttgttgaatcAATAAAAAGTGATCATAAAATTCACACTGATTAATTTGAGTTAGAATTTGAATCAAGCATGATCatttattaaacaataaaataatctCTACAAAGTTTAACATTACTCTATGTTTAGAATTTGAACCCTAGATTTATTAAATTAGAGCAATTTGTTTCTTGACTCGACACAATGATTAAAGACATTtctcaaaaaataaagatttaatCAGTAAAGAAATATTTAAGGGAAAAATGAGACAAGTAAATTTTGCGAGTAAAATGAAGAAGCTGAACACATACAATTTATTCACAAagggctgaatacatagtttgacccctgaacttgtaccattttacccatctaacccctaaacatAACGTCTCctctatcgaacctctgaacttgtcaaataatccgatttgacccctgaacttgataaaaacgtaaacattaaacccctccgtacacaatttcttctagaatgtttcaagtgacaggtggcacgaaggggttcaatatttacatatttatcaagttcaggggttaaatcggattatttaacaagttcaggggttcgataggtgagacgtagtttagaggttagatgggtaaaagggtacaagttcaggggtcaaactatgtattaagccattcaCAAAGTCCACACCTAAGATCACACATGCACCTGTTCTGGTTGACCGCTTGTCTTTTTCCCTAGCTAGTTCTGTCTCCTGGATTTTATTAGAGAAAAACACTGGATATAGAAACAAATTATGATTAAAGTATTGGTGAAATGACAGCATCTAGAGTTTATTTTGCAGCTATTTCTAACTTCCAAGTTCATTACAACAAAGAGCTAAACCCCAATCTATCAAATCAACCAAGACACGTTTCCTCTTTCCTACATGGCCAAATTTCACTCCTGATTTGTTTACAATTAGGCGTATAATCAAGTCGAGTTAAAATAATGCCAAGTTCGAACTAGACtcgattattaaattataatattaaagcaaatatatatataaaggatAAAAAGCTAAATTAACTAAAGTTCGATTAGACTGCGGAGCTCATCGAACCAAGAATTTTGAAGTTTTTCGAGCTCGACTTTATATGAGTCAGCCGAGTTGTTTTGAGTCAATCCCGAGTAACTCGCGAATTAGTCAGTTGAGTTGTTCGAGCTCGACTCAAAATAATATTCTgaaatatattatgaatatctGAAATAAAAGTAAATGAAATGATAAAGATATAAACTCTTGCATAATCTAACAATAAAAGTAGTCCTTGCAAAAAACAAATATTACTCCTCTGCACACTCAGTCTTGAGAAATTAATTGTTTACTAATCTGTCCGTTAAAAATAGACCTCTCTTTCGTCCTATTGAGTTTTTCATTATAGTCCTCTCCATCTCATTTACTGCTGCCTGGCTTATATTCAGTAGCATGCACCATTGCTTATGTAGTActataaaataatactaatagtTGAAAATTCAGAAATATATACAGTTTTGAAAGTAATAAAATTGCCCATAAATAGGTCACATGATGGGCAACTTAACATAGCCCTCAGttttaaatattacaaaatcaggtgaaaagattttttttaagattgaAGATATGAACCAAGTAGCATGAACTGCATTCAATTAACATGCCCtattttgaaaacgtttcggatataaaatttcaacttttttatataaaaaacctTAACAGAACACTGTTTTTATGTGTCCGAATTTGAAGGTCCCGTTTTTTTCCGTCTCTGTGTCCATGCTATCTAGGATGTGGAAAAATTTCCACAAAATTTCCTCTACATTCTTTCAATAGAAATAAGTTAAATTGGACTTTTAAAGTTTATCAAATTACTATTTCAaagcaaattttttttttttgataattggggaggggagagtgcttgtgggaggaatctaacccacgacctaacagtttgctgactagcgcttataccattctCATTAGTAAAGCAAAATTTGGAATACTATAAAAATGACATAATTTACTAGGGATGCTTTCGCCCGCCAGAACATTTAATATGACAACGGCTAcaattcttttcttttcctctttggaaaaacaaattataaaagcCAGGACCCAGCCGAAAGAATAAAATAGTAGTAGTATAAAAAAGAAGGCTAACGAATTGTAAACGGCGTTAACCAAGGAGTAAAAGCGCCGACGTGACACATACGAAGCCGTTAAGGCACTATGGGACCCATAAACAGATCACAAGGACGGTGTGTGCGCGTCTTGTAACTAACCTTACCAAATGCCAGCTGTGAGTTAACAGATCTTTTCAAcaaaatctttttattttaaacattttacaatTTAGACGAATAACAAACAATtcttcatttcaaaaaaaaaaaaaaaaacaattcttttttttttaaaagcctTTACACAGCAATAAAACATCAAAATGACTTCGGTAGCATATTATTAGATATTCCTTAGAGGGGAGAGGTTTTTTTAATAATGCTatcattgttttatttattatatttcaatagaccaacttttatttttgtttttaattagaaaattattattatcatttcaaTTGATAGTTGCTTGTATGGCAACGGAAAAATTGTGCGCCATATAATTTTTCATCGATCATAAGATGATTTGTCTAAGTGTAACAAATAATCTTCCGTCGCTGAAAAAAATAACGTTAgaattatgaaaatataaaacaattaataaccACAACATAAAAAGCTATAGCTCGGTAACCACTAGGGGTGTAACCGAGTCGAGTTAATTTTAGGAGCTCGAGCTCGAACTCGATAGAATAATTGAGACTCGAGCTCGACTCGATcatctaaataaatatttaaaaattatattttaacaaaaGCTCGATTAGGCTCGCGAGCTCATCGAGTCAAGTATTTTGGAGCTCGAACTCGACTCGATAATTAATTCGAATAGCTCAAACTTGAGCTCGACTCAATATGAGTCTAGTCGATTTCGAGTATTTTTCGAGTCAATCCCGAGTAACTCCCGAGTTAGCTCAACCCGATTACACCCCCCTAATAACCACTAGGTGATCTCACATAATAACACGTGGGGATTGTTAACAATGGTCACCCTGCTTTTGCAGCTCAAAAGAGATTGGCATAAATGGTATTTTTCGTAGTCAAGCCAACAGACTGCACTTTGTGTCTTAAGGAATAACCTTGCAGATACATCCACCAGCTCAGGTATTTGCTTAGACACATATTCGCAAGTTAAAAATCCTCCCAATTGttaaaaaagaaatcaaaacttCTTGCCTCAAATAAAAAATCTCACAAAACCTATCAAGAAAGCACTAAATTAAAGAAAGCAGATAGGTTCAGTAACATCCTGGCATGTAAGCTATGTTTAAGGATCATGCTGAACATGAATAATAGAATCCAGCAAATATCCTCAACATAATTAGATATAAACAACACATATCAGAcactaattaataaataagATTTTTTAGGATACTAATCGAAGGAGCAAGATTATTAATGTGGTCTAGTGGTGGGATTCTTTCCCGTGGGTTGTGAGGTTTTGAATTCAAGTCCCTCATAACTACATCCAAAAATATCCTTTTTAGGTACACTAGTGTTTCTAGTAAAGGCCACTGACACTAGCAGTTAATTCATCTTTTTTCTGCATAACATTCtccaattttttctattttatccaATTTCCAGCAAATTATAACACAGCATGTAGACATCTCATTGGGATTAACTCTGCATTTTGCTTAATACTAATAAATACCAAACAGCAGGGCTctataattaaattcataattttgataaatcaGGAGCCATGTGAATCAGTGTACTACCCAATCCCATAACCTAACCTGAGGAGGCTGGCATCTTTTCACATATCGATCTCAAAGTGTCATTTAAACAAAGCTAAAAAAAAGAAGTAACATCATTAATTGAATTCACCACACTAAAATACCCTAAATATCAAGTTTGGTGCAAAAAGTGAAAGATCCCATTAACTGAAATAATGAAAAAGTATCACAAATATTTCAAGCTTTTCCAAATAGAAATTTTGGCAATTCCTTTAACCGTTTATCAACATGATAAGTAAGAATATGTCCAAGCAAAAGTTAATGCAGTGAAAGCTGTAAACAAGCTCCACGGAATATTTGATGCATGCAGCATACACATCAACTATTAGAGAAGCAAACAACAAGAATTCCTATTAGCCTTTTTGGGCAATGATTTGCAGCAACCAGTTAAAGTTCATTCAGAAAATTCATCTTCAAGTCTGGACATCCTGTTCAAGCTAAGTTGTGTTTGCCCATACGAAAGGTTCAAAAAACAAACATGTGATTTAGGCTTAAAGGTTACTAAAATACTATAGCACTGTTATCTGGTGCTTTCATGGCGGCAAACACAGGTGCCACCGTAGCAAAAGGTCCACATCAGCAAAAAATGTCAGAATCATTTATAAGTTTTGCCCCATCAGGACCACATCACCCAAAACTAGCAAAAGTATGGCAATAAACTGACTTTGGAAAACGAACTGCATTCCTTGATTTGTCAATACATACACAAAGATGAAAAAGAATTAAACCACAAAATCTTTTTTGacatttccaaaaaaaaaacaaagtaattTTCCAGTCGGAATCAATAAAAGAATACATAAACGCAAAAATAACTTGAGAAGGGGTAATTTCAAAGCAGATCCCAAGTAAATGCCGAATACAAAATGCAATCCAAGGATGATTGGTGAAGAAACTGCAACGTTTGGAAAAAGCAATTACAAGCCCAACTATCTTCCAAAAATAGCTCAAAACTGATCCCCCAACATAAGTTCACTTCCAACGacaaatattttcatctttgttTTGTTGTGGTGTTTGTGATTTTCACCCTAGGATTATAAATTGTATCTGCTAGTCCATATGAGCTACAGAAATTTTCAGCTTTGGTTATTTGGAACTCATTTCTTCTAAGTACATCATTTTGCTAGATTTGTTAACCATCAATATAATATAACTATTAAATAAATAGAGCTTATATGACCCGAAGTTATCAAAGCATGATTTTAACATGTTATAACTTATATACAGTAAGATATATAATTACCAAACATTGTACTCATAGTAAAACTCACATTAGCAGAGAGAGGGAAACAAGCATAAGATGATACTAAGAAGTAAGAACTGAAGaattgaaaaatgaatttaagGTTCTAACTTTTTCAGAAAGATAGTCCTAACTCCTAAACTGGTGTAATGAAGTAAAAGAATCCATTAATTGTCCCCAACAAACATCATATAAAATTTCTTTGGACTGACCATATAGCATGACCCTTTTTTCCCTCTAATTTCATTCTATTAAAATGGATAAATAGACTATAATTACATGTGTGATATGTTTATAAAGCTCGTAAAGGTGTGCTCCTAGCTAGTATCTACTACTTCAAAAACACTATGGAAATGGGAAATGCTGGCTTAATAACAAGATAATGATAAATGAAAGACTAGTGACATGAGTTGTAGGAACATGCAAAAAGCCACGAGGATCAGGCATTTAAATGAGGAACTATATGAACTTACAGCAAAAAGATATCACAGGTGCTACTGTTCTTCACAGTATGGTGGTGTTGACTGAACACACAGTTCATTATCTTCGGTGTCCTCGTCATCTTCATGTGCATCTACCCAGTTACTAGGATGTCGTTGTGAAACACTCTGACCATTAGTTTCTGGCTTGTCTGGGAGAAAAAGAAATGGCAAATTTTTAGTTTACTGAGACAGGACAATATTTGTGCAGTAGCATAGCTAATTAGAAAGCCTAGAGCTAACCTCGGGTTTCTTCTTGAGGATACTTTCCCATAGGATCACACCTAAATACATCAGCCAAAAGAACAGATCTAAAATCAACAATAACATATCAGAATTAATCCAATACAAGATCACACAAACAACAAAAATGTATGATTTGTGTAGAATGTATTTATAGTAACCAAGATTGTCATGTGGTAGCAATTATGTAATTAAAAGACTAAGCAAACTTCGCTGATATTTAAATGAGATGAGCGATATCTAATGCATCGTTAACTGTGTAAAATCATAGTCACAGAATGGAAATCATAACTCAACCTAGGGTCATAGGATGAAAATCATTGCTCGACCTAGGATACACATTAACTATGCAGGCATGATCTATTCTGCACCTTACTCTACCCAGCTGCAATCATtgacaattttatttaaaaaaaaacttcctATAGACCCAAAGCTAACAGGCTTAACTTCTAATGAGCATAGAGAGAATAGGAGGCATCAGTAAATGCATAGAGATAAAAGGAGGCATCAGTAAAACTAAGAAAAACAGTTCATTTAAAATATCTAATCTTTTAAAGGAGACAAGACCTTGGACCCTCAGGAACATCTTCTGCATCTTTTGATAATTGTATTCTACTAATCCTTTCTATTTCCCTCTGTTCTGTAGCATTCATATTTATGTCTCCTTGATGGTGTCTTCCTTCAACACCCTGACCACCACTTCTTGCTGCACTTCCTGTAAAAGTTGAAGAATATAAGATTTTCGGTGTATATCTCTAAATCCTAAAAACTGTGAGCATATATACCTGATAGTTCAGACCAAATTCTAGTGTGATCGGAAGGATGCTCGGAAACACTTGCTCTAGACCTCCCTTGTGGCTGTGATCCAGTTACTGGAACATTCTGACCATGTCTTGTGGTAGCCACTTGTGGAGG is part of the Mercurialis annua linkage group LG3, ddMerAnnu1.2, whole genome shotgun sequence genome and encodes:
- the LOC126671217 gene encoding rapid alkalinization factor, whose protein sequence is MANYFTTSGFLMCSTLLILLLITESTVEASGDNLGWISALRSSSSSSCKGSIAECLASNGEEFELDSEINRRILATSNYISYGALQKNSVPCSRRGASYYNCKPGAQANPYNRGCSTITRCRS